Proteins encoded together in one Dysgonomonadaceae bacterium PH5-43 window:
- a CDS encoding hypothetical protein (product_source=Hypo-rule applied; pfam=PF11888): MAKKKEDVNLNEIDASFVISSFKNKERRNNPSSIPRALVPDYEKKQEQETEPEETVQPVATAPEETPREETKRKRGKSPDYESLFIQEVGITARTGKSVYIRKEHHEKITMIVQVIAKNEVSLFSYIDNVLSQHFAAYQDEITELYEKNIKRIF; the protein is encoded by the coding sequence ATGGCTAAAAAGAAAGAAGACGTGAACCTGAATGAGATTGATGCAAGTTTTGTCATATCCTCATTCAAAAACAAGGAACGGCGGAACAATCCGAGTTCCATACCCAGAGCATTAGTTCCCGATTATGAAAAGAAGCAGGAACAGGAAACAGAACCCGAAGAAACGGTACAGCCTGTTGCAACTGCTCCGGAAGAAACGCCCCGTGAAGAAACGAAACGTAAGCGAGGTAAATCGCCCGACTACGAAAGCCTGTTCATTCAGGAAGTCGGTATTACAGCACGTACAGGTAAATCGGTCTATATCCGCAAAGAACACCATGAAAAAATAACAATGATCGTTCAGGTTATCGCTAAAAATGAGGTGTCTTTGTTCAGCTACATTGATAATGTATTATCCCAACATTTCGCTGCTTATCAGGATGAGATAACAGAACTGTACGAAAAAAACATCAAACGTATTTTTTAA
- a CDS encoding hypothetical protein (product_source=Hypo-rule applied; cath_funfam=1.20.5.780; pfam=PF11888; transmembrane_helix_parts=Inside_1_12,TMhelix_13_30,Outside_31_140) translates to MIPNPIIYNDTTIMIGLIVCCLVALAMVMIPKAIKHRKQVKQNESEKAVPDEEQEVEITIISEEKMKKKEQSFDYRKTFLTAPKLEDRKPVFVSREIRDSLDKIARRLGDRKMSVSGFLENMAKHHLEEYKDEINRLYKE, encoded by the coding sequence ATGATACCCAATCCAATTATTTACAATGACACAACGATAATGATAGGTCTTATCGTGTGTTGCCTCGTGGCGCTTGCAATGGTAATGATACCCAAAGCAATAAAGCACAGAAAACAAGTGAAACAAAATGAGAGTGAGAAAGCTGTTCCGGACGAAGAACAGGAAGTAGAAATAACAATTATATCCGAAGAAAAAATGAAAAAGAAAGAACAATCATTTGATTACCGTAAGACATTTCTTACAGCCCCGAAGTTAGAGGACAGAAAACCTGTTTTCGTAAGCAGGGAAATACGGGACAGCCTTGATAAGATAGCCCGTCGTTTAGGTGACCGGAAAATGAGTGTGTCAGGTTTCCTTGAAAACATGGCGAAACACCATTTGGAAGAATACAAAGATGAGATAAACAGGTTATACAAAGAATAA